From Rhodovastum atsumiense, a single genomic window includes:
- a CDS encoding response regulator transcription factor, translated as MSDDALILVVDDDVRLRTLLSRYLTENGFRVTTAASAAEAREKLRFLQPDMLVLDIMMPGESGLELTEALRGEAADIPVLLLTARGTPEDRIAGFEAGADDYLPKPFDPKELLLRIRARLRRIAPPPAPPDAPTGPLPLGVLEFDPVRSELRGAGGPVRLTGGEAALLTVLARKPGDVFSREQIVAALSMDETGERAIDVMVTRLRRKIEADPREPRFLHTVRGRGYVLKPGR; from the coding sequence ATGTCCGACGACGCGCTGATCCTGGTGGTGGACGACGATGTGCGGCTGCGCACGTTGTTGTCGCGCTACCTGACCGAGAACGGGTTTCGCGTGACCACCGCGGCCAGCGCGGCCGAGGCGCGGGAGAAGCTGCGCTTCCTGCAGCCCGACATGCTCGTGCTCGACATCATGATGCCCGGCGAGAGCGGCCTGGAGCTGACCGAGGCGCTGCGCGGCGAGGCCGCCGACATCCCGGTGCTGCTGCTGACCGCCCGCGGCACGCCGGAAGACCGCATCGCCGGCTTCGAGGCCGGCGCCGACGACTACCTGCCCAAGCCCTTCGATCCCAAGGAACTGCTGCTGCGCATCCGCGCCCGGCTGCGCCGCATCGCGCCGCCGCCCGCCCCCCCCGACGCGCCGACCGGCCCGCTGCCGCTCGGCGTGCTGGAATTCGATCCCGTCCGCTCCGAGCTGCGCGGCGCGGGCGGGCCGGTCCGCCTGACCGGCGGCGAGGCCGCGCTGCTGACGGTGCTGGCGCGCAAGCCCGGCGACGTGTTCTCCCGCGAGCAGATCGTCGCCGCGCTCAGCATGGACGAGACCGGCGAGCGCGCGATCGACGTCATGGTCACCCGGCTGCGCCGCAAGATCGAGGCCGACCCGCGCGAGCCCCGCTTCCTGCACACCGTGCGCGGCCGCGGCTACGTGCTCAAGCCCGGGCGCTGA
- a CDS encoding accessory factor UbiK family protein: protein MAERPRFFDDLAGVAGGAISALTGLRDEVESLVRARIEEAIRRLDLVKREELDAAMELAANARVGQEAAESRLAALEARVAALEEKKAPVGGGPGMIA from the coding sequence ATGGCCGAACGACCGCGTTTCTTCGATGATCTGGCCGGCGTGGCCGGAGGCGCCATTTCAGCGCTGACCGGCCTGCGCGACGAGGTCGAGTCGCTGGTGCGCGCGCGTATCGAGGAAGCGATCCGCCGGCTCGACCTGGTCAAGCGCGAGGAACTCGATGCGGCCATGGAGCTGGCGGCGAATGCCCGCGTCGGCCAGGAAGCCGCCGAGTCCCGGCTGGCCGCGCTGGAAGCCCGCGTTGCGGCGCTCGAGGAAAAGAAGGCTCCGGTTGGGGGTGGTCCCGGCATGATCGCCTGA
- a CDS encoding MarR family winged helix-turn-helix transcriptional regulator codes for MSDLKTQPPAPAGSNLLFLREEEIRAAQDLLFFAYRDFTNAADVILDELGLGRAHHRALHFIGRNPGIPVTDLLAILRITKQSLARVLGALVAQGYVAQTQGRADRRQRLLTLTTTGEALERRLFERQRERVVAAYRDAGPQAVEGFRRVMRGIMDEAARSYTERAELPRPRLTRSA; via the coding sequence ATGTCTGACCTGAAGACCCAGCCCCCCGCCCCTGCCGGCAGCAACCTGCTGTTCCTGCGCGAGGAGGAAATTCGCGCCGCCCAGGACCTGCTGTTCTTCGCCTATCGCGACTTCACCAACGCGGCCGACGTGATCCTGGACGAACTGGGACTCGGCCGTGCGCACCACCGGGCCCTGCATTTCATCGGGCGCAACCCTGGCATCCCCGTGACCGACCTGCTCGCCATCCTGCGCATCACCAAGCAGAGCCTGGCGCGCGTGCTCGGCGCCCTGGTCGCGCAGGGCTACGTGGCGCAGACCCAGGGCCGTGCCGACCGCCGCCAGCGCCTGCTCACCCTCACCACCACCGGCGAGGCGCTGGAGCGCCGGCTGTTCGAGCGCCAGCGCGAACGCGTGGTCGCCGCCTACCGCGATGCCGGGCCGCAGGCGGTGGAGGGGTTCCGGCGGGTGATGCGGGGGATCATGGACGAGGCCGCCCGCAGCTATACCGAGCGGGCCGAGCTGCCGCGGCCGCGGCTGACCCGCTCGGCCTGA
- a CDS encoding TetR family transcriptional regulator has protein sequence MDDTAFDQALVASALRLAAERGWTGVSVAQAARDADLPLDRARRRFPSRLAILLRIGRLADEAALALAASEGSRRDRLFDNLMRRIDYFQANRPGILAILRALPCDPPTAFLVSTQVLASMGWMLEASGISTSGPRGLLRTKGLLGVWLWTLRAWQRDDSQDLAATMAALDAALSRAEQADGWLGGHRSGPSPEPPDGEPDFPPPQPTSPPEEPPPEPPPPPPPASPPV, from the coding sequence ATGGATGATACCGCATTCGATCAGGCGCTGGTGGCCAGCGCCCTGCGGCTGGCCGCGGAGCGTGGCTGGACCGGCGTGAGCGTGGCGCAGGCCGCGCGCGATGCCGACCTGCCGCTCGACCGGGCCCGCCGCCGCTTCCCCAGCCGGCTCGCCATCCTGCTGCGCATCGGTCGGCTGGCCGACGAGGCGGCGCTGGCGCTGGCCGCCAGCGAAGGCTCCCGGCGCGACCGGCTGTTCGACAACCTGATGCGGCGGATCGATTACTTCCAGGCCAACCGGCCCGGCATCCTCGCGATCCTGCGGGCGCTGCCCTGCGATCCGCCCACCGCCTTCCTGGTCAGCACGCAGGTGCTGGCCAGCATGGGCTGGATGCTGGAGGCCTCCGGCATTTCCACCAGCGGGCCGCGCGGCCTGCTGCGCACCAAGGGGCTGCTGGGGGTGTGGCTGTGGACCCTGCGCGCCTGGCAGCGTGACGACAGCCAGGACCTCGCGGCGACCATGGCGGCACTGGATGCGGCGCTGTCACGGGCCGAGCAGGCCGATGGATGGCTGGGCGGCCACCGGTCCGGGCCTTCGCCCGAACCGCCAGACGGGGAGCCCGATTTTCCCCCGCCCCAGCCCACCTCGCCGCCCGAGGAACCCCCGCCGGAGCCGCCGCCACCCCCTCCGCCCGCTTCCCCGCCGGTATGA
- the proC gene encoding pyrroline-5-carboxylate reductase, with protein MTKTAIPPILLVGFGKMGGAMLAGWRERGLAPSVAVDPQLPLPPGPEVTVVADAAAIPADFAPAAVVLAVKPQNAAAVLPHYARYAGKAVMISIMAGRTIAGLRAVLGEQAAVVRAMPNTPAAVRQGITVGCAGPGVTAAQRALADTLLSAIGKVAWIDDEALIDAVTAISGGGPAYVFLLAELLEQAAIAQGIPADLARLMARQTVSGSGALLAASPEDAAALRRAVTSPKGTTERALAVLMAEDAWPALVPRAIAAATERSRELSGG; from the coding sequence ATGACCAAGACTGCGATCCCGCCCATCCTGCTGGTTGGCTTCGGCAAGATGGGCGGGGCCATGCTCGCCGGCTGGCGCGAGCGCGGCCTGGCTCCCTCGGTGGCGGTTGACCCGCAGCTTCCGCTCCCCCCCGGCCCGGAGGTGACGGTGGTGGCCGACGCCGCCGCGATCCCGGCGGATTTCGCGCCCGCGGCGGTGGTGCTGGCGGTCAAGCCGCAGAACGCCGCCGCCGTGCTGCCGCACTACGCCCGCTATGCCGGCAAGGCGGTCATGATCTCGATCATGGCCGGCCGGACCATTGCCGGGCTGCGCGCGGTGCTCGGCGAGCAGGCGGCGGTGGTGCGCGCCATGCCGAACACCCCGGCCGCGGTGCGGCAGGGGATCACGGTCGGCTGCGCCGGGCCCGGGGTCACGGCGGCGCAGCGCGCCCTGGCCGACACGCTGCTCTCGGCGATCGGCAAGGTGGCCTGGATCGACGACGAGGCCCTGATCGACGCGGTGACCGCCATTTCCGGGGGCGGCCCGGCCTATGTCTTCCTGCTGGCCGAGCTGCTGGAGCAGGCGGCGATCGCGCAGGGCATTCCCGCCGACCTCGCCCGGCTGATGGCCCGCCAGACGGTGTCGGGGTCGGGCGCGCTGCTGGCGGCGAGCCCGGAGGATGCGGCGGCGCTGCGGCGCGCGGTGACCAGCCCCAAGGGCACCACCGAGCGGGCGCTCGCCGTGCTGATGGCCGAGGATGCCTGGCCCGCCCTGGTTCCGCGGGCCATTGCCGCGGCGACCGAACGTTCCCGTGAATTGTCGGGCGGCTGA
- the pgeF gene encoding peptidoglycan editing factor PgeF, translated as MSDLRTDPEALTIDILPLRHGFFTRRGGVSEGPFASLNCSLSGRDDPAAVMENRARIAASLGAAPADLVGLTQVHGALAVTVETPWAAGAGPRADAMVTDRPGIVLGIVTADCAPVLFADPEAGVIGAAHAGWRGAVAGILEATLAAMVRLGADPARCVAAIGPCIAQASYEVGADLRDAVLAEDATRERFFAAGARPGHWQFDLPGFCAARLRAAGIGRVAALGTDTQADAARFFSHRRRTLAGGGPIGHQMSAIVL; from the coding sequence ATGAGCGACCTTCGCACCGACCCCGAGGCCCTCACCATCGACATCCTGCCGCTCCGCCACGGGTTCTTCACCCGGCGCGGCGGCGTGTCGGAGGGTCCCTTCGCCAGCCTCAACTGCAGCCTCTCGGGCCGCGACGATCCCGCCGCGGTGATGGAGAACCGTGCCCGCATCGCCGCCTCCCTCGGCGCCGCGCCGGCCGACCTGGTCGGACTGACCCAGGTGCATGGCGCGCTCGCGGTCACGGTGGAGACGCCCTGGGCGGCCGGCGCCGGCCCCAGGGCCGATGCCATGGTCACGGACCGCCCTGGCATCGTGCTGGGCATCGTCACCGCCGACTGCGCCCCGGTGCTGTTCGCCGACCCCGAGGCCGGGGTGATCGGCGCCGCCCATGCCGGCTGGCGCGGCGCGGTCGCCGGCATCCTGGAGGCCACCCTCGCCGCCATGGTCCGGCTCGGCGCCGATCCCGCCCGCTGCGTCGCCGCCATCGGGCCATGCATTGCCCAGGCGTCCTATGAAGTGGGGGCGGACCTGCGCGATGCGGTGCTGGCGGAGGATGCCACGCGCGAGCGGTTCTTCGCCGCCGGTGCCCGCCCCGGCCACTGGCAGTTCGACCTGCCGGGTTTCTGCGCGGCCCGGCTGCGCGCGGCCGGCATCGGCCGCGTGGCGGCGCTCGGCACCGACACCCAGGCCGATGCGGCGCGGTTCTTCAGCCATCGCCGCCGCACCCTCGCCGGCGGCGGCCCGATCGGGCACCAGATGTCGGCGATCGTGCTGTAG
- a CDS encoding class I SAM-dependent methyltransferase: protein MERLDAFMARANAAYYAARDPFADFTTAPEISQAFGEVLGLWAAVTWQAMGSPDPVILAEAGPGRGTLMADALRAIARAVPAFRAALRLHLVETSPRLRALQAGRLPGAVWHDRIADLPAGPLILIGNEFLDALPIRQFLRRGAGWAERWVADGAFAERPADAPEPPCPPATEDEVVEICEPARALAAALGARLVAQGGAALFVDYGPAASMAGDSLQALRDGAPAPPLADPGTADLTAHVDFAALATLARAAGAAAQGPVPQGLFLARLGLPQRVEALARTQPPAAAAALLAGTRRLTEPHAMGRLFKALALCHPALPSLPGFA, encoded by the coding sequence ATGGAACGGCTCGACGCCTTCATGGCGCGGGCGAACGCCGCCTACTACGCCGCCCGCGACCCCTTCGCCGACTTCACCACCGCCCCGGAGATCTCCCAGGCCTTCGGCGAGGTGCTCGGGCTGTGGGCGGCGGTGACATGGCAGGCCATGGGATCCCCCGATCCGGTGATCCTGGCCGAAGCCGGCCCCGGCCGCGGCACGCTGATGGCGGACGCGCTGCGCGCCATCGCCCGCGCCGTCCCGGCCTTCCGGGCGGCGCTGCGCCTGCACCTGGTGGAGACCTCGCCGCGGCTGCGCGCGCTGCAGGCAGGGCGCCTGCCCGGGGCGGTCTGGCATGACCGCATCGCCGACCTGCCGGCCGGCCCACTGATCCTGATCGGCAACGAATTCCTCGATGCCCTGCCGATCCGCCAGTTCCTCCGCCGCGGCGCCGGCTGGGCCGAGCGCTGGGTCGCCGACGGTGCCTTCGCCGAGCGTCCGGCCGATGCCCCCGAGCCCCCCTGCCCCCCGGCCACCGAGGACGAGGTGGTGGAGATCTGCGAGCCCGCCCGTGCCCTCGCCGCCGCCCTCGGGGCGAGATTGGTCGCGCAGGGCGGCGCCGCCCTGTTCGTCGATTACGGCCCGGCCGCCTCCATGGCCGGGGACAGCCTGCAGGCGCTGCGCGACGGCGCCCCCGCGCCCCCCCTGGCTGACCCCGGCACCGCCGACCTGACCGCGCATGTCGATTTCGCCGCCCTCGCCACCCTGGCCCGCGCGGCGGGCGCGGCGGCGCAGGGGCCGGTGCCGCAGGGCCTGTTCCTGGCCCGGCTCGGCCTGCCGCAACGGGTGGAGGCGCTGGCCCGCACCCAGCCGCCCGCCGCCGCCGCCGCGCTGCTCGCCGGCACCCGCCGGCTGACCGAGCCGCACGCCATGGGCCGGCTGTTCAAGGCCCTGGCGCTCTGCCACCCTGCCCTGCCTTCCTTGCCCGGATTCGCATGA
- a CDS encoding branched-chain amino acid aminotransferase codes for MALVPFDDRDGFIWYDGALVPWRDAKLHVLSHGLHYASGVFEGERAYGGNIFKLRAHTERLIQSGRLLGFDIPYTAEQIDAACKQVLAANGQVEAYVRPIAWRGSEQLSVSAQATKIHLAIATWAWPNLFGENRMKGVRLGIAEWRRPHPQTAPSASKAAGLYMIGTLSKHKAESEGFDDALMLDWRGQVAEATGANVFFAIDGELHTPTPDCFLNGITRRTVMSIARRRQIPVVERAIQPEEIKRASEVFLAGTAAEVTPVRQIGELHFTPGQITETLLGDYEALVRMSPEEVEQRAPI; via the coding sequence GTGGCGCTGGTTCCTTTCGACGACCGGGATGGTTTCATCTGGTATGACGGTGCTCTGGTGCCGTGGCGGGACGCGAAGCTGCACGTGCTTTCGCATGGGCTGCACTATGCCAGCGGCGTGTTCGAGGGGGAGAGGGCCTATGGCGGCAACATCTTCAAGCTCCGCGCCCATACCGAACGCCTGATCCAGTCCGGGCGGTTGCTCGGCTTCGACATTCCCTATACCGCCGAGCAGATCGACGCCGCCTGCAAGCAGGTGCTGGCCGCGAACGGCCAGGTCGAGGCCTATGTCCGCCCGATCGCATGGCGTGGCTCCGAGCAGCTTTCGGTCTCGGCGCAGGCGACCAAGATCCACCTTGCGATCGCCACCTGGGCCTGGCCGAACCTGTTCGGTGAGAACCGGATGAAGGGCGTGCGCCTGGGCATCGCCGAATGGCGCCGGCCACATCCGCAGACCGCGCCGAGTGCCTCGAAGGCGGCCGGCCTCTACATGATCGGCACGCTGTCCAAGCACAAGGCCGAGTCCGAAGGCTTCGATGATGCGCTGATGCTGGACTGGCGCGGCCAGGTGGCCGAGGCGACCGGCGCCAACGTGTTCTTTGCCATCGACGGGGAACTGCACACGCCGACGCCGGATTGCTTCCTCAACGGCATCACCCGCCGCACCGTGATGTCGATCGCGCGCCGCCGGCAGATCCCGGTGGTGGAGCGGGCCATCCAGCCCGAGGAGATCAAGCGGGCGAGCGAGGTGTTCCTGGCCGGCACCGCCGCCGAAGTGACCCCGGTGCGCCAGATCGGCGAACTGCACTTCACGCCGGGCCAGATCACCGAGACGCTGCTCGGGGATTACGAGGCGCTGGTGCGGATGAGCCCGGAAGAGGTCGAGCAGCGCGCCCCGATCTGA
- a CDS encoding molybdenum cofactor biosynthesis protein MoaE, translating to MATIRIQDADFDIGAEIAALTAGRADIGGIGCFVGTVRDSAGGHPITAMTLEHYPGMTERALAAIAAEAEARWSLLGCTLIHRVGTLTPGANIVLVLAAAPHRQAALDATAFLIDWLKTRAPFWKKERFADGGEHWVEARDADDAAAARWERT from the coding sequence ATGGCCACGATCCGCATCCAGGACGCGGATTTCGACATCGGCGCCGAGATCGCGGCCCTGACCGCGGGTCGCGCCGATATCGGCGGCATCGGCTGCTTCGTCGGCACCGTCCGCGACAGCGCCGGCGGCCACCCGATCACGGCAATGACGCTCGAGCACTATCCCGGCATGACTGAACGGGCCCTCGCCGCCATCGCCGCGGAGGCCGAGGCACGCTGGAGCCTGCTTGGCTGCACGCTGATCCACCGCGTCGGCACGCTGACGCCCGGTGCGAACATCGTGCTGGTGCTGGCCGCCGCGCCGCATCGCCAGGCGGCGCTGGACGCGACCGCCTTCCTGATCGACTGGCTCAAGACCCGCGCGCCGTTCTGGAAGAAGGAACGCTTCGCCGACGGGGGCGAGCACTGGGTAGAGGCACGGGACGCCGACGACGCGGCGGCGGCACGCTGGGAAAGGACCTGA
- a CDS encoding phasin family protein: MATERLINAQQEPTMANETTKTGADSPFSQAFGQAKSAAEDFTRIFSELKFPAVPDLELLLNAHKRNLETLSAANRVALEGAQAVAKRHMEILQQTVSELSETVRSFTNAGEPPQAKAAKQTELLKRSYERAVANTRELSDLISRSNTEALELLNRRVSEALDEVKTLVEKAGIKAG, translated from the coding sequence ATGGCGACCGAGCGGCTTATCAACGCACAGCAGGAGCCGACCATGGCGAACGAAACCACCAAGACGGGCGCCGACTCTCCGTTCTCCCAGGCCTTCGGACAGGCAAAGAGCGCCGCCGAGGACTTCACCCGCATCTTCTCGGAACTGAAGTTCCCGGCCGTGCCGGACCTGGAATTGCTGCTGAATGCGCACAAGCGCAACCTTGAGACGCTGTCGGCCGCCAATCGCGTCGCGCTGGAAGGGGCGCAGGCGGTTGCCAAGCGTCACATGGAAATCCTCCAGCAGACCGTGTCGGAACTGTCGGAGACGGTGCGCTCATTTACCAACGCCGGCGAGCCTCCGCAGGCCAAGGCCGCCAAGCAGACGGAATTGCTGAAGCGTTCCTACGAGCGGGCGGTGGCGAACACCCGCGAGCTGTCGGACCTGATCTCGCGTTCGAACACCGAGGCGCTGGAACTGCTGAACCGGCGCGTGTCGGAAGCGCTCGACGAGGTCAAGACCCTCGTCGAGAAGGCCGGCATCAAGGCCGGCTGA
- a CDS encoding ATP-binding protein — protein sequence MRVHIPKGHLVKRFLPKTLLWRSLLMILVPLVIVQAVALQIFYGTHLDIISRRFALAISGEIATTVELLQRYPSPEDRVWILQNAWRQWEIAMRVEPGASLPRGRRASLIGPVDDDLTGSLRQRLSLPFSIDWASDPVSVLVRVQLPDAVLDVQAPRKRLYTGTIYLFFLWLVGSAVLLFIIAALFMRNQVRAIRRLAAAAEAFGMGRDIGPIRPEGATEVRQAAAAFNRMQERIRRFLQQRTEMLAGVSHDLRTPLTRLRLALAMLPAQEELREDITAMTADVEEMERMVRGYLAFARGEAIEQARLIDLSDLLKDVAAGARRSGTEIGLDLPGELTLRLRPDALRRAITNLVDNACRHAQRVMLAATPIGVRNVQVTVDDDGPGIHPDHREGAFRPFESGKDGGTGLGLTIARDIVRAHGGDITLEDSPLGGLRARILLPV from the coding sequence GTGCGCGTCCACATCCCCAAGGGCCACCTGGTCAAGCGCTTCCTGCCCAAGACGCTGCTGTGGCGCAGCCTGCTGATGATCCTGGTGCCGCTGGTCATCGTGCAGGCGGTGGCGCTGCAGATCTTCTACGGCACCCATCTCGACATCATCTCCCGCCGCTTCGCGCTCGCCATCTCCGGCGAGATCGCCACCACGGTCGAGCTGCTGCAGCGCTATCCCTCGCCGGAGGACCGCGTGTGGATCCTGCAGAACGCCTGGCGGCAATGGGAGATCGCGATGCGCGTCGAGCCGGGGGCAAGCCTGCCGCGCGGGCGGCGCGCCAGCCTGATCGGGCCGGTGGACGACGACCTCACCGGCTCGCTGCGCCAGCGCCTCAGTCTGCCCTTCAGCATCGACTGGGCCTCCGACCCGGTGTCGGTGCTGGTGCGCGTGCAATTGCCCGATGCGGTGCTGGACGTGCAGGCCCCGCGCAAGCGGCTGTACACCGGCACGATCTACCTGTTCTTCCTGTGGCTGGTCGGCTCGGCGGTGCTGCTGTTCATCATCGCCGCCCTGTTCATGCGCAACCAGGTGCGTGCCATCCGCCGCCTCGCGGCCGCCGCCGAGGCGTTCGGCATGGGCCGCGACATCGGGCCCATCCGGCCCGAGGGCGCCACCGAGGTCCGCCAGGCCGCCGCGGCCTTCAACCGCATGCAGGAACGCATCCGGCGTTTCCTGCAGCAGCGGACAGAAATGCTTGCGGGCGTATCGCACGACCTGCGCACGCCGCTGACCCGGCTGCGGCTGGCCCTGGCCATGTTGCCCGCGCAGGAGGAGCTGCGCGAGGACATCACCGCGATGACCGCCGATGTCGAGGAAATGGAGCGGATGGTGCGCGGCTACCTGGCCTTCGCCCGCGGCGAGGCCATCGAGCAGGCGCGCCTGATCGATCTGTCGGACCTGCTGAAGGACGTGGCGGCCGGCGCCCGCCGCAGCGGCACGGAAATCGGGCTCGACCTGCCGGGCGAGCTGACGCTGCGGCTGCGCCCCGATGCGCTGCGGCGCGCGATCACCAATCTTGTCGACAATGCCTGCCGCCATGCGCAGCGTGTCATGTTGGCGGCGACGCCGATCGGCGTGCGCAACGTGCAGGTCACGGTGGATGATGACGGGCCCGGCATTCACCCCGACCATCGTGAAGGCGCCTTCCGCCCCTTCGAAAGCGGCAAGGATGGCGGCACAGGTCTTGGGCTGACCATCGCTCGTGACATCGTGCGCGCGCATGGCGGCGACATCACGCTGGAGGACAGCCCGCTCGGTGGGCTGCGCGCGCGCATCCTTTTGCCCGTATAG
- a CDS encoding type III secretion system chaperone family protein — MSALMSSITEERSANPLDMLEQIASANDWAFDRRNDAEMAAEAPGKWCDYGLYFSWSDEISAMHFTCTFDLKVPEKRRGALYELLALANERLWIGHFGMDSDDGMPVFRHAVLLRGAPGASVESLEDMVDIAITECERFFPAFQFVLWGGKSPAEALAAAMLECAGEA, encoded by the coding sequence ATGTCAGCTCTGATGAGCAGCATCACCGAAGAAAGATCGGCCAATCCGCTCGACATGCTGGAACAGATCGCCAGCGCGAACGATTGGGCCTTCGACCGCCGCAACGATGCCGAGATGGCGGCCGAGGCGCCCGGCAAGTGGTGCGACTACGGGCTCTATTTCAGCTGGTCCGACGAGATCAGCGCCATGCACTTCACCTGCACCTTCGACCTGAAGGTTCCGGAGAAGCGGCGCGGTGCCCTTTATGAATTGCTGGCGCTGGCCAACGAAAGGCTGTGGATCGGCCATTTCGGGATGGACAGCGACGACGGGATGCCGGTGTTCCGCCACGCCGTGCTGCTGCGCGGCGCGCCCGGGGCATCGGTCGAGAGTTTGGAGGACATGGTGGATATCGCCATCACCGAATGCGAGCGCTTCTTCCCGGCCTTCCAGTTCGTGCTGTGGGGCGGCAAGTCCCCGGCCGAGGCACTGGCCGCGGCCATGCTGGAATGTGCGGGCGAAGCCTGA
- the moaD gene encoding molybdopterin converting factor subunit 1, with amino-acid sequence MPPGTIRLLYFAWLRERVGTSEEELPLPPDVATVTDLIAWLRGRSSGHEAAFAAARSIRCAVNQDFADPGTPVAAGDEVAFFPPVTGG; translated from the coding sequence ATGCCCCCTGGCACCATCCGCCTGCTCTATTTCGCCTGGCTGCGCGAGCGCGTCGGCACCTCTGAGGAAGAGCTGCCGCTGCCGCCGGACGTGGCCACCGTCACCGACCTGATCGCCTGGCTGCGCGGACGCAGCAGCGGCCACGAGGCCGCCTTCGCCGCTGCCCGCAGCATTCGCTGCGCGGTCAACCAGGATTTCGCCGACCCCGGCACGCCGGTCGCCGCCGGCGACGAGGTGGCGTTCTTCCCACCGGTGACGGGCGGGTGA
- the lgt gene encoding prolipoprotein diacylglyceryl transferase gives MIPVLLFPQFDPVLLQVGPLAIRWYALAYIVSLVLAWLLVRRLAALAPPVASREQVDDFLTWATLGVVIGGRLGYVFFYQPGRFLGAPWEILALWQGGMSFHGGMLGVAVAIIWFCRRQGIPIFGFADRIAVVAPLGLGLGRIANFINGELWGRPAPDWLPWAMVFPHAGPIPRHPSQIYQALLEGAVLLAIMLLLARQERLRSRFGLLTGVFLLGYAIARSTGEFFRQPDPFLGFLYAGATMGQLLCIPMAVAGIWLILRARAPGRPG, from the coding sequence TTGATCCCCGTCCTGCTGTTCCCCCAGTTCGACCCGGTGCTGCTCCAGGTCGGGCCACTTGCCATCCGTTGGTATGCGCTGGCCTATATCGTCAGCCTGGTGCTCGCCTGGCTGCTGGTACGCCGCCTTGCCGCCCTCGCCCCGCCGGTCGCCTCGCGCGAGCAGGTGGACGATTTCCTCACCTGGGCCACGCTGGGCGTGGTGATCGGCGGACGGCTCGGGTACGTCTTTTTCTACCAGCCCGGCCGGTTCCTGGGCGCGCCCTGGGAAATCCTGGCGCTGTGGCAGGGCGGCATGAGCTTCCACGGCGGCATGCTGGGCGTGGCGGTGGCCATCATCTGGTTCTGCCGCCGCCAGGGCATCCCCATCTTCGGGTTCGCCGACCGCATCGCCGTGGTGGCCCCGCTCGGGCTCGGGTTGGGGCGGATCGCCAATTTCATCAATGGTGAGTTGTGGGGCCGCCCGGCGCCGGACTGGCTGCCCTGGGCCATGGTGTTTCCCCATGCCGGCCCGATCCCGCGCCATCCCAGCCAGATCTACCAGGCGCTGCTGGAAGGCGCGGTGCTGCTGGCGATCATGCTGCTGCTGGCACGGCAGGAGCGGCTGCGGTCCCGGTTCGGCCTGCTCACCGGGGTGTTCCTGCTGGGCTATGCGATCGCGCGCAGCACCGGCGAATTCTTCCGCCAGCCCGACCCCTTCCTGGGCTTCCTGTATGCCGGCGCCACCATGGGCCAGTTGCTCTGCATCCCGATGGCGGTCGCCGGCATCTGGCTGATCCTCCGCGCCCGCGCGCCCGGCCGACCGGGCTGA